One window of Calonectris borealis chromosome 28, bCalBor7.hap1.2, whole genome shotgun sequence genomic DNA carries:
- the CREB3L3 gene encoding cyclic AMP-responsive element-binding protein 3-like protein 3: protein MASGVGSLDSLDLLDLLFDCQDGILRGVELGTPPGAWHEDGRAQDNEDFLSSILGSGDSVLDSPGWSPATSDSGVSEDPPSDQLDSPPRCYDGGPGEALYPYANPCRALPLPGGAGVPHPEVSIDLDMWHPGFFLEESQDLPVVSPPASCTLTVKDLLLSGSSDAQPQVPGSLLRQSQGQFQELVLTEDEKKLLAKEGVSLPTQLPLTKYEERVLKKIRRKIRNKQSAQESRKKKKEYIDGLESRMSACTAQNQELQRKVLHLEKQNSSLLEQLKKLQALVVQSSNKAAQTGTCIAVLLLSFALIVFPSISPFAPSKAKADGDFRPVRVFSRSLHNAAASRVAYTQPQAGDDKPPEPLWPERLGEAPETLHEAFGGRTFTPHSGKTSPRNGTQPLASEGLTHGDGDGANTVSGDGAVPHHGLASLAWTNADHSRPTVLEPAEEL from the exons ATGGCCTCTGGCGTGGGCAGCCTCGACAGCCTCGACCTGCTGGACCTCCTCTTCGACTGCCAGGATGGGATCCTCCGTGGTGTGGAGCTGGGGACGCCGCCGGGCGCCTGGCACGAGGACGGG CGTGCCCAGGACAACGAGGACTTCCTCAGCTCCATCCTGGGCTCCGGGGACTCAGTGTTGGACTCACCCGGCTGGTCCCCGGCCACCAGTGACAGTGGGGTGTCCGAGGACCCACCCTCTGACCAGCTCGACAGCCCCCCCAGGTGCTATGACGGGGGTCCCGGCGAGGCCCTGTACCCCTACGCCAACCCCTGTCGGGCTCTGCCCctcccggggggggctggggtcccgcACCCCGAGGTCTCCATCGACCTGG ACATGTGGCACCCCGGCTTCTTCCTGGAGGAGAGCCAGGACCTGCCCGTGGTCTCCCCACCCGCGTCCTGCACCCTCACCGTCAAGGACCTGCTGCTCTCAGGCAGCTCTGATGCC cagccgcagGTGCCCGGCTCCCTGCTGCGGCAGAGCCAGGGGCAGTTCCAGGAGCTGGTGCTGACGGAGGACGAGAAGAAGCTGCTGGCGAAGGagggggtgtccctgcccacgcagCTGCCCCTCACCAAG TACGAGGAGCGGGTGCTGAAGAAGATCCGGCGGAAGATCAGGAACAAGCAGTCGGCTCAGGAGAGCCGCAAGAAGAAGAAGGAATATATCGATGGGCTGGAGAGCCG gaTGTCGGCGTGCACGGCCCAGaaccaggagctgcagaggaaagTCTTGCACCTGGAGAAGCAGAACTC gtccctccTGGAACAGCTGAAGAAGCTCCAGGCCCTCGTGGTACAGTCAAGCAACAAGGCGGCGCAGACGGGAACCTGCATCGCG gtCCTGCTGCTCTCTTTTGCGCTCATCGTCTTCCCCTCCATCAGCCCCTTCGCCCCCAGCAAGGCCAAGGCGGACGGCGACTTCAGACCCGTGCGAG TTTTCTCCAGGTCCCTGCACAATGCGGCCGCCTCCCGCGTGGCTTACACACAGCCCCAAGCCGGGGACGACAAACCCCCGGAGCCACTGTGGCCGGAGCGCCTGGGTGAAGCCCCCGAGACCCTGCACGAAGCCTTCGGTGGCCGCACATTCACCCCACACTCGGGCAAAACCTCCCCCCGTAACGGCACGCAGCCGCTTGCGTCAGAGGGGCTGAcccatggggacggggatggagccAACACCGTCTCTGGGGACGGCGCCGTGCCACACCACGGCCTGGCATCGCTGGCTTGGACCAACGCTGACCACAGCAGGCCCACGGTGCTGGAGCCGGCTGAGGAGCTTTAA
- the MAP2K2 gene encoding dual specificity mitogen-activated protein kinase kinase 2 isoform X3 encodes MPAKRKPVLPALNIAPSAAEGPSPDGSAEANLVDLQKKLEELELDEQQKKRLEAFLTQKAKVGELKDDDFERISELGAGNGGVVTKVQHKPSGLVMARKLIHLEIKPAIRNQIIRELQVLHECNSPYIVGFYGAFYSDGEISICMEHMDGGSLDQVLKEAKRIPEEILGKVSIAVLRGLAYLREKHQIMHRDVKPSNILVNSRGEIKLCDFGVSGQLIDSMANSFVGTRSYMSPERLQGTHYSVQSDIWSMGLSLVELSIGRYPIPPPDSKELEAIFGRPVVDGAEGESHSISPRARPPGRPVSDPAVSHKKAQATQQSTPCWGRCRLSGCGPLGGDALKDAVTAHVAPQALPVLPTGHGMDSRPAMAIFELLDYIVNELN; translated from the exons atgCCGGCCAAGAGGAAGCCGGTGCTGCCGGCCCTCAACATCGCCCCCAGCGCCGCCGAGGGGCCGAGCCCCGACGGCTCCGCCGA gGCAAATCTGGTGGACCTTCAGAAAAAGCTCGAGGAACTAGAGCTGGACGAGCAGCAGAAGAAGCGCCTGGAAGCTTTCCTCACCCAGAAAGCCAAAGTGGGCGAGCTGAAGGACGATGACTTCGAGAGGATCTCCGAACTGGGGGCTGGCAATGGTGGTGTGGTCACCAAAGTGCAGCACAAACCCTCAGGGCTCGTTATGGCACGGAAG CTGATTCATTTAGAAATCAAACCGGCCATCAGGAATCAGATTATCCGAGAGCTGCAGGTGCTGCATGAGTGTAATTCCCCATATATTGTGGGTTTCTATGGAGCCTTCTACAGCGACGGAGAGATCTCCATCTGCATGGAGCACATG GATGGCGGCTCTTTGGATCAAGTGTTGAAAGAAGCCAAAAGAATTCCTGAGGAGATCTTGGGGAAAGTCAGTATAGCG GTTCTGAGAGGCTTGGCGTATCTGAGAGAGAAGCACCAAATCATGCACAGAG ATGTGAAGCCTTCTAATATCCTGGTTAATTCTCGAGGAGAGATTAAGCTGTGTGATTTTGGGGTCAGCGGTCAACTCATTGACTCCATGGCAAACTCTTTTGTGGGAACTCGGTCCTACATGTCC CCCGAGCGGTTGCAGGGCACCCACTACTCGGTCCAGTCCGACATCTGGAGCATGGGTCTGTCGTTAGTGGAGCTGTCTATCGGAAGGTACCCAATCCCCCCGCCAGACTCCAAGGAACTGGAAGCAATATTTGGCCGTCCTGTGGTGGACGGGGCAGAGGGAGAGTCTCACAGCATCTCGCCGCGGGCCAGGCCCCCAGGACGCCCCGTCAGTG ACCCTGCTGTGTCCCACAAGAAGGCTCAAGCCACGCAGCAAAGCACCCCGTGCTGGGGACGATGCAGGCTTTCGGGATGTGGACCCCTTGGAGGAGATGCTTTGAAGGACGCTGTCACAGCCCATGTTGCTCCTCAGGCTTTACCTGTGCTGCCAACAG GCCATGGGATGGACAGCCGGCCTGCGATGGCCATCTTTGAATTGCTGGATTATATAGTTAATGAG